taataaataatttaaattgattatataatttattaaaatatttataataaaatattggaagatacattttaatattttattaaatgaatttataaattcacatattttaataatttaaaaaaagcaaaataatttaaaaaacttctattatatatcaattttaatctgatatccttaatagtcattttttattttcacctcACTGctacagctgcgtttgaatccaaacacacactccaccattgtttttaatctcattgctacagtatttaatctcaccgcTATAGTAACTAATCTCATCGCTaccgctgtttttaacctcactggaggtaaacacaccgcccatccaaactaagcctAAAACGTTGATATCAATACATTAGCAGAATAAAAATGATTCCCTCACAATATGATGTTGATTATCTTAATTAAATGTCAAATTTCATCTcatacaaaaaggaaaaaataagaatttttttaagtttcaagttgagttttacatttttaaataattatgtggCATCCTTAATGTATCAGGtcataacaaataaaataataaaaataacaacaataatatttgaatttaaaagggTGTTGCCAACCAAAGGGCAACACCTTTTTCAAGCCacttttacttcttttttttaatttttaaaatatattttatatattttagttctaaatttatattttaaagttttattttatttactaaaatatttaaattgttttattttcataattttataaaattttaatattttataattataaattttgaatatttagaataatgaccaaattgataaatttgaCATAAAAACATTAAGGTAAACTACTTAAATGGTCACTCAAAATTTTTAGCGAATTAGGGTTTTggtcataaaatatttttgttaatttcatCACTCCTTTAGATGAATTTTTAATTCTAGTCACTCCACCGTTAAAATCTATTAAGTAACCAAATGTAATGTCGATATAGCCTTCTTTTGATTGGTGTAATAACAAATTGAACTCTTAATATTTTACACATCCtatcaagtttattttatttgtaaaaactTTTAGTGTTGTTTGCCTTCAATGTTTGCACATAACCAACTCGGTCATTActctaaatatttaaaatttataataataaaatatttaaaaagctaaaaatataaaattaaaaaataaaacaactcaaccatttttaaatatatattaaaagttttGGTGATTGTTTAAGTAATTTACACTAATGTTTTTATgtcaattttaccaaaaaattatcaagtcaatattctaaatattaaaaatttataattataaaatattaacaaaattaaaaataatgaaatttaaacaacttaaccgtttttattaaataaataaaactataaaatatacaatttattttaaaaagtatataattaaattaaaaaaagagtaaaacaACTTAAAAGGGTGCCtccttttaaattcaaataatattttatttattttattacaatatcattttataaataGCATACACCGTTTTTAAggttcaaaataatttattcttataaataatctgttttttattatcaattttcataattattctaaaaaataatgtaaaaattaattaatattttaaaaataaaaataaatacatatatggCACTTTTCTAATCCTCATACCCCTGCGTCTACCagcaatatatcaaatattatatatttttaatttgttacttACTTTTTCTGGTATAATCGAATTTGAACACTCCTGATTCGAACAGCCGGTCTGCGGTTTAACGTGCTGGTCCGGTCCAGATAAATTGGTAGGCGAAGTGAGCGACGGTGATTGTCTATTCAATCCAAGTTTTCTCTGTTTCAATACAAAGCACCTCATTTACGATTTTTAACTACTTAGACCAGCTTGAAGGGGGAAAAGAAAGAATAGTAAAAAATGGCGAAAGCTGTAGCTTGGCATGCTTCATTTACTTCAtattcttcttcatcatcatcatctccaTTTCCAAGAAATCCCATTGTACCAGTTGGTTTTTCTCTTTCACTTTCACCCAGAATTCATACTTTATCTTCAGCTTTTCCTTCACTTTCCATCAAACCAAAAAGGCCCAACAGCTCTTTTGAAGGTAATTCCataccttttttttccttctttcctgGATTGATTGTATCTTTCTTGGGTCTTACTCTTATCTGTCAGGAAAAAGGATTAATGTGTGTTTGAAGTTCTTGTTAGTTTGTTCactattttgtttattgtaatgagtttttgggttttaaacttttaatttataagtGTTGAAATTGTTTggtgaaaaaattttaataaattagtgaGGGTGCAAGAAAAGAAATATGCTAGTTTTAATGGATGGCTGAATAAAATTACTGGAAATTGAAAATTGTGATAGGACTCCCCCACGTTTTTTTCCCCTTCCTGTTTCAGGCCCAGTAGTATACTCATTCAGCAATTATGCCATGTTATACGGATTTGGGTATGAGTCTAGAGTTATCCAACATATgttaccttctgaagttctttcACATATTTGGATTCTTAGGGGTTCATATCCTCGAGTTCATGTCTAAGTTGGGAGCAGCATAGATAGAAAGTGAAAGTTCATTCTTGCTGGAATAAATTTGGTATCAGATACAAGCATGTGTTCTAGATTGGTATCTTCAATTTTGTTCTAAGTTTTTCACTTATTTGGAGGATCCTTTGAGGGTCATAATCCTGTCCTCATGTTAGATATGTGTCAAGACACGAGTAATTCAACAAAGTGAAGAGTTGGAGCAATATAGATAGAAAGTGAAAGTTAGTTCTTGCTGgaataattttggtgaagaaATTTTTGTAGCTAGAAGGCTTTTcttttctgaaattttataGGAGGTAATAAGATGACATAGTTGAGCTTAGTGTTTTAGAGAATTGTGTTCAATGGAGTAGTGCTTCAGGCTTATGTTACTCCGACTCTTCACTTTCATGAAGTATCAATGCATAACACATATTCTGACATGGATATGAGGTCAGATCCTCCAAATATGtggaaaaacttagaaaaaattgAGCATACCAATGTCAGACATATACCTGTATCGAACACTTACTCCCCTTGAGTCTGAGAAACATAGTTTAGGCCATCATGGCATATTCTTTGTATGAAACCTAGTTTATGGCTGCTGAAGgattaatctctatacttttgTGGCAGTGAGATCTGTGGCTGCTCCTGCAGAAGATATTGCTGGGTTTGACGAAATGGTTTCTGGGACAGAACGTAAGTATTACATGCTAGGCGGCAAGGGAGGTGTAGGGAAAACAAGTTGTGCTGCTTCACTAGCAGTTAAATTCGCAAATAATGGACACCACACTCTGGTGGTTTCTACTGATCCGGCTCATTCCTTGAGTGATTCTTTTGCACAGGTTTAACCCACTCCCTCATTTTTTGATTCTGATGCTTTTGTTCCTGCAATTATCTTCGTTTGAGCTTGGTCTATGTGTTTATCTTCGATTTAGGATTTGACTGGAGGGATGCTAGTACCGGTTGAAGGACCTGACTTTCCATTGTTTGCTCTTGAGGTACGCAGAATAAACTTCCTAATCAAGTGTCCGTTAATTTTCTTTAGGACATTCTTTTGCATTTGTTGCACACAATCCTTGAGTTATGAATTTTTTAGGAGATAACCATCTGCGAGTTATTGTTTTGATGGGTTTTTAGTGCCTTGTATGCTTGGTAGTTTGTATGTTAAATTTATAGCTTTGTCACAGATAAACCCAGACAAGGCTAGGGAAGAGTTTCGAGATGCAACTAAGAACAACGGTGGAACCGGGGTCAAAGAATTCATGGATGGCATGGGCCTTGGGATGCTTGTAGAACAGGTCAagctttatttataaatttgttctGTGTAATGCCATGGATGACCTCACTGTTTAAGTTTTTCCCTAATCCTTTCCTTAAGCCGCCTTTCTTGAGTCTCGAGGTCTTGGCTTGTTTATTCCTTTTACGTTTCcggatttataaatttatgatttctGCTTCTGATGTTTCTCCTATCTGTGGAAGTTAGGAGAGCTGAAATTGGGAGAGCTACTTGACACTCCGCCTCCTGGTTTAGATGAAGCTATTGCAATTTCAAAGGTAACATTATGTTCCCTGCTTATTTCCTTGTTTTATCTCAGCTTTTGTATCTTAGGCTGTATACTGACTGCAGAAGCTTTTGCTAGGTGATGCAATTTCTTGAATCACCGCAATATAATATGTTTACTCGAATAGTTTTTGACACTGCACCAACGGTGAGCGATGAGTTTCTTCCTATTTTGTGGTACTTCGCATTCGAAATCTACCCAATGAACTCTAAATGATGGGGAGTTCTTTTCAGGGACATACATTGCGACTTTTGTCATTGCCAGACTTCTTGGATGCATCAATAGGCAAGATTTTAAAGGTGAGAATGCCAACATCTAAGTTACTCGGACTCAAGTGCGAGTGTCTTATACAAATGTGTTCAACATGAGTATAAAAAATGACAGACAAGTAACATCTTCCTTGTAAAAAAAATGAGCTTATCGTATTTTGTTGCTTCATTCTTATCATACTTAGAGATGCTTTTCAATTTGAGATGGATGATGTTTCATGTGATTGTGACTCACACAGATGGCATGTCTAACAAATTTAGCATGTGAAGCTAAGTTACTGGTCTTGGATGTGAATGTTGAATATGAGTGTATATCTGACATgggtatatatttatttctttttaagtttttcccATGTATTTAGAAGAGTCTTTAGAGGGTCATATCTTCATACCCACGGCCTTGTATGTATTGGGCTTAggtactttaagaaaaatgtaGAGCTGTAGGCTCGTAACAACATAGATGTAAAGCCTTCCATTCCTCAAGACCTGTGAGGTTGAGTTGGTTGGCAATGTAAGCAAATGGTTGTCCTTGTTTGACATAGTTGTACATATAGATGCCTCATAAATTGAATCATCATGAATCAAATTGACCATTTATATGAATCCAGAACTAGCTTTATATTTGAGTATATGTGTGTTGTGTGTTTTCTTATCTAGTTCTGAAGGAACTAATTTCCTTCtacatttatttttccttcactGTCATTGCCATATACAGCTTAGACAGAAGATTGCTTCAGCCACCTCCGCCATAAAATCTGTTTTCGGGCAAGAAGAAACCAAACAGAATGCTGTAAGACTTATATAGATTAAGATTggcatctttttttttttaattattttattttggtactATTTATCCATATATTATTCATGCAGGCTGACAAGTTGGAGCGATTGAGGGAGAGGATGGTAAAAGTGAGAGACCTTTTCCGTGATGCGGATTCTACAGAGTTTGTCATCGTCACAATCCCAACGGTATTTGCCATTTACAGTTGTATTTCAGTATTCCATTATTTAGCATTTTTTACATAGGCCTTTTCTTCCGTTACTTAAGGATGGCAAAAGCTCAATCTGCCCAATGGACTTTTCATTGATCCTTTCCGAATAGAGAGGgcctccttttttcttttttgaaaagcAAGGGTGTGGTGGAATGGAGTCGCTTTGGTAAATGCTTGTTATATTCCACACTTTGCCTTTTGAAATTACTCTTACCCCTTTAAAATATTCTGCAttttttcttacatttttagtataaatattagatttatatactaaaatcatatatattacaACATTTTATCTACATACcaagtactttttttttttggttcaatcATCTGCATACCAAGAATGTTAAACAAATTGATATATTAAAAGTTACATTCATGAATAAACTGtaagttaattttttacaagattaagtaaaataattaattaaaactgaGGTAGGGCATAGTGGAGCTGCTTCAGGTGTAACTGATATTCATGGAGATAAAGTTTTCCAACATTCATGCAAGCGTGAGTCCGATGTAGATAATTCAATCCTTGCCACATCCCACTCCACTCCATTGTGGTTATGGTGATTGTTCATTGCAATTAAGTTGCTTATATTTATGTACTTTTGCTTAGGTGATGGCAGTTAGTGAGTCGTCGAGGTTAAGTGCCTCCTTGAAGAAGGAAAATGTTCCTGTGAAGAGACTTATTGTTAATCAGATTCTTCCTCCATCTGCCTCTGACTGCAAGTTTTGTGCAGTGAAAAGGAAGGTATTCATCTTTTACTTTCATAGGAAGGTTATAAGTACAGTTAGCAAAATAAACAGAATTCATCGGATTTTAAGCTGACCTGATGTTAAAAGGatgattatttttttcaaaatcaggTTTGGGTTTCTATTTGACTTGACCTTATAGTGACAGGTTGTCTTTTGAATATTGGTTTCGGgttgtattatttattataaaaagtttTGGTATTGGAGTGGGTGTGGTTTTAGTCTTTTAGATAAAACTTTGTCCTGACCCggtatatttactaaaatacctctctttaaattttgtaactaattttatatgttttagttagggttatttttattaaatttttttttatgatactTGTTTACATGTGGTTGATTGTCTTGGGATTGGGGCTGGGGCgataatgttaaataaaatctGGTTGAGGACAAGTTTCGGGTACATATATGTAGAGGTCAGGTTGGGTAAGCAAAATACCGCGCTGTCTGCCttgttgaaaacctgaaaatttATAAGCCTTCATTAGTATTGTGACAAGGGTGACCGATGTTCTATAAATTATTGAATGCTAGAACTGGGAATATTAGCATCGGCATCCTTCTTTTTGGCTTACTATTCCCTCAAATTACTCATTGTTGGTCAAATATTTCAGGATCAGATGCGTGCTCTTGATGTGATCCAGAGTGATCCAGAGCTATCGAGCTTGAAGTTAATCCAGTCACCCTTGGTTGACATGGAGATTAGAGGTGTTCCAGCACTTAAATTTATGGGTGACATTGTTTGGAAATAAGCCATCATTAAGGTAATCCTCTCTTCTGAACTTCCTTTAATGAATGCAAAAACTgttgaagaaattttaaaatatatgttagttttattattaaaatttcttatagTAGCCATGTTAAAAATGAACATATCTGAGCTGGACTCGTATCCGCATCCAATACTAGGATCGGAATCAGAGTAACATAGCTGTTGTGCAATCTGATAGTTATGGCAGGTTCATTTAAATAATGACTGTAGGTCTGGAAATTTGGGGCAGCCATG
This sequence is a window from Gossypium raimondii isolate GPD5lz chromosome 5, ASM2569854v1, whole genome shotgun sequence. Protein-coding genes within it:
- the LOC105770938 gene encoding ATPase GET3B, producing MAKAVAWHASFTSYSSSSSSSPFPRNPIVPVGFSLSLSPRIHTLSSAFPSLSIKPKRPNSSFEVRSVAAPAEDIAGFDEMVSGTERKYYMLGGKGGVGKTSCAASLAVKFANNGHHTLVVSTDPAHSLSDSFAQDLTGGMLVPVEGPDFPLFALEINPDKAREEFRDATKNNGGTGVKEFMDGMGLGMLVEQLGELKLGELLDTPPPGLDEAIAISKVMQFLESPQYNMFTRIVFDTAPTGHTLRLLSLPDFLDASIGKILKLRQKIASATSAIKSVFGQEETKQNAADKLERLRERMVKVRDLFRDADSTEFVIVTIPTVMAVSESSRLSASLKKENVPVKRLIVNQILPPSASDCKFCAVKRKDQMRALDVIQSDPELSSLKLIQSPLVDMEIRGVPALKFMGDIVWK